Proteins encoded by one window of Arabidopsis thaliana chromosome 2, partial sequence:
- a CDS encoding defensin-like protein (FUNCTIONS IN: molecular_function unknown; LOCATED IN: endomembrane system; BEST Arabidopsis thaliana protein match is: low-molecular-weight cysteine-rich 81 (TAIR:AT2G25295.1); Has 10 Blast hits to 10 proteins in 2 species: Archae - 0; Bacteria - 0; Metazoa - 0; Fungi - 0; Plants - 10; Viruses - 0; Other Eukaryotes - 0 (source: NCBI BLink).) — translation MANNMVASPYKNTFMMIALVLILLISGSEARSNGIYDPMCPGVCGNLVKPDCNGLCHELGFPAGGYCKPGNTCCCKKKDSGPVDVPPTA, via the exons ATGGCAAACAATATGGTCGCATCTCCTTATAAGAATACGTTCATGATGATTGCTCTTGTTCTCATCCTTTTAATTTCAG GTTCAGAAGCAAGATCGAATGGAATATATGATCCGATGTGTCCTGGAGTATGTGGAAATTTGGTTAAACCAGATTGCAATGGACTTTGCCATGAGTTAGGGTTTCCTGCAGGAGGATATTGTAAACCAGGAAACACATGTTGTTGCAAAAAGAAAGACTCTGGACCTGTTGATGTTCCACCAACTGCTTGA
- a CDS encoding Ribosomal protein L4/L1 family (Ribosomal protein L4/L1 family; FUNCTIONS IN: structural constituent of ribosome, rRNA binding; INVOLVED IN: translation; LOCATED IN: ribosome, intracellular, chloroplast, large ribosomal subunit; EXPRESSED IN: 22 plant structures; EXPRESSED DURING: 13 growth stages; CONTAINS InterPro DOMAIN/s: Ribosomal protein L4 (InterPro:IPR015498), Ribosomal protein L4/L1e, bacterial-type (InterPro:IPR013005), Ribosomal protein L4/L1e (InterPro:IPR002136); BEST Arabidopsis thaliana protein match is: ribosomal protein L4 (TAIR:AT1G07320.4); Has 8236 Blast hits to 8236 proteins in 2694 species: Archae - 70; Bacteria - 5573; Metazoa - 121; Fungi - 129; Plants - 100; Viruses - 0; Other Eukaryotes - 2243 (source: NCBI BLink).): MAASISRRIFRTFGSFSALGRSSSPNLSANTSGNGLASLTNDLKYGMALLSNRKLSTSILTPDDSFPSDLLTKKTVLTPDRTIGQYQDLVIPVTNFQNEEKGFMVLAGDVFDVPIRKDIIHNVVRWQLAKRQQGTHSTKTLSEVSGTGRKPWNQKGTGRARHGTLRGPQFRGGCVMHGPKPRSHAIKMNKQVRRLGLKIALTARAAEGKLLVFDDLGLPTHKTKNIVNYYNQMENTKKVLVVEGGPIDEKLKLATQNLHYVNIIPSIGLNVYSILLHDTLLMSRDAVNKIVERMHTPINR, encoded by the exons ATGGCTGCTTCAATTTCAAGAAGGATTTTTCGCACTTTTGGATCCTTTTCAGCTCTAGGACGTTCCTCTTCACCAA ATTTGTCTGCGAATACATCTGGAAATGGTTTAGCTTCTCTTACTAATGATCTAAAG TATGGAATGGCTTTACTTTCCAACCGAAAGCTCTCCACTTCTATTTTGACTCCTGATGATTCATTTCCTTCTGATTTACTTACCAAAAAGACTGTGCTTACACCAGACCGAACCATAG GACAATATCAAGACTTGGTCATTCCAGTGACTAATTTTCAGAACGAGGAAAAGGGTTTCATGGTTTTAGCAGGTGATGTCTTTGATGTTCCAATAAGGAAAGATATCATTCACAATGTCGTGCGATGGCAGCTTGCGAAACGCCAGCag GGAACTCATTCGACCAAAACGTTAAGTGAGGTTAGTGGAACTGGTAGAAAGCCATGGAATCAGAAGGGTACAGGTCGAGCTAGACATGGTACACTACGTGGTCCGCAG TTCCGAGGTGGTTGTGTAATGCATGGACCCAAACCAAGAAGCCATGCCATAAAAATGAATAAGCAGGTTCGACGGCTTGGACTGAAAATAGCATTGACAGCTCGAGCCGCAGAAGGAAAA CTCCTCGTGTTTGATGATTTGGGATTGCCTACGcataaaacaaagaacattGTGAACTATTACAACCAAATGGAGAACACAAAGAAAGTCCTTGTTGTAGAAGGTGGTCCTATTGATGAAAAGCTGAAGCTAGCCACCCAAAATCTACACTATGTCAACATAATTCCATCAATA GGGCTAAATGTTTACAGCATTCTGCTACACGATACGCTTCTGATGTCCCGTGATGCTGTGAATAAGATCGTTGAGCGTATGCACACTCCTATTAACCGTTGA
- a CDS encoding uncharacterized protein (unknown protein; FUNCTIONS IN: molecular_function unknown; INVOLVED IN: biological_process unknown; LOCATED IN: chloroplast; BEST Arabidopsis thaliana protein match is: unknown protein (TAIR:AT4G28840.1); Has 35333 Blast hits to 34131 proteins in 2444 species: Archae - 798; Bacteria - 22429; Metazoa - 974; Fungi - 991; Plants - 531; Viruses - 0; Other Eukaryotes - 9610 (source: NCBI BLink).) has protein sequence MGSTFFGRPNVVGSSPPSSSPTSSSSSPATRRGKKNGSEKPKQPQRGLGVAQLEKIRLHGEMSCNSFNSYNPSLYPQMGVHRDQYDRATMSWNPSYGILESQHSLEPNITRHFLNEDPSSTTRRSKSLGSGIQHSGSSENQEVDLELRLSL, from the exons ATGGGAAGTACTTTCTTTGGTAGACCAAACGTGGTGGGATCTTCGCCGCCTTCATCGTCTCCGACgtcatcctcttcttctccagcgACAAGAAGAGGGAAGAAGAATGGCTCCGAGAAGCCGAAGCAGCCACAGAGAGGTCTTGGAGTAGCACAATTGGAGAAGATTAGATTACATGGCGAAATGAGTTGCAATAGCTTCAACAGTTATAACCCTTCTTTGTATCCTCAG ATGGGAGTACATAGAGATCAATACGACAGAGCAACCATGAG CTGGAATCCAAGCTACGGCATCTTAGAGAGCCAACATTCTTTGGAACCAAACATCACCAGACATTTCTTAAACGAG GATCCAAGCTCGACAACAAGGCGGAGTAAATCTTTGGGATCGGGAATCCAACACTCGGGATCGAGTGAAAATCAAGAGGTGGACTTGGAGTTGAGATTGTCACTTTGA
- a CDS encoding uncharacterized protein (unknown protein; FUNCTIONS IN: molecular_function unknown; INVOLVED IN: biological_process unknown; LOCATED IN: chloroplast; BEST Arabidopsis thaliana protein match is: unknown protein (TAIR:AT4G28840.1); Has 35333 Blast hits to 34131 proteins in 2444 species: Archae - 798; Bacteria - 22429; Metazoa - 974; Fungi - 991; Plants - 531; Viruses - 0; Other Eukaryotes - 9610 (source: NCBI BLink).), which yields MGSTFFGRPNVVGSSPPSSSPTSSSSSPATRRGKKNGSEKPKQPQRGLGVAQLEKIRLHGEMSCNSFNSYNPSLYPQEDVRMQGGYSSIPSQSSAPYGFYPNMMMGVHRDQYDRATMSWNPSYGILESQHSLEPNITRHFLNEDPSSTTRRSKSLGSGIQHSGSSENQEVDLELRLSL from the exons ATGGGAAGTACTTTCTTTGGTAGACCAAACGTGGTGGGATCTTCGCCGCCTTCATCGTCTCCGACgtcatcctcttcttctccagcgACAAGAAGAGGGAAGAAGAATGGCTCCGAGAAGCCGAAGCAGCCACAGAGAGGTCTTGGAGTAGCACAATTGGAGAAGATTAGATTACATGGCGAAATGAGTTGCAATAGCTTCAACAGTTATAACCCTTCTTTGTATCCTCAG GAGGATGTGAGGATGCAAGGAGGATATTCATCCATACCATCACAATCTTCGGCTCCTTATGGTTTCTATCCAAATATGATG ATGGGAGTACATAGAGATCAATACGACAGAGCAACCATGAG CTGGAATCCAAGCTACGGCATCTTAGAGAGCCAACATTCTTTGGAACCAAACATCACCAGACATTTCTTAAACGAG GATCCAAGCTCGACAACAAGGCGGAGTAAATCTTTGGGATCGGGAATCCAACACTCGGGATCGAGTGAAAATCAAGAGGTGGACTTGGAGTTGAGATTGTCACTTTGA
- a CDS encoding protein phosphatase 2C and cyclic nucleotide-binding/kinase domain-containing protein (protein serine/threonine phosphatases;protein kinases;catalytics;cAMP-dependent protein kinase regulators;ATP binding;protein serine/threonine phosphatases; FUNCTIONS IN: cAMP-dependent protein kinase regulator activity, protein kinase activity, protein serine/threonine phosphatase activity, catalytic activity, ATP binding; INVOLVED IN: protein amino acid phosphorylation, protein amino acid dephosphorylation, N-terminal protein myristoylation, regulation of protein amino acid phosphorylation; LOCATED IN: plasma membrane; EXPRESSED IN: 22 plant structures; EXPRESSED DURING: 13 growth stages; CONTAINS InterPro DOMAIN/s: Cyclic nucleotide-binding (InterPro:IPR000595), cAMP/cGMP-dependent protein kinase (InterPro:IPR002373), Protein phosphatase 2C-related (InterPro:IPR001932), Serine/threonine-protein kinase-like domain (InterPro:IPR017442), Protein kinase-like domain (InterPro:IPR011009), Protein phosphatase 2C, manganese/magnesium aspartate binding site (InterPro:IPR000222), Protein kinase, catalytic domain (InterPro:IPR000719), Cyclic nucleotide-binding-like (InterPro:IPR018490), Protein phosphatase 2C (InterPro:IPR015655), Protein phosphatase 2C, N-terminal (InterPro:IPR014045), RmlC-like jelly roll fold (InterPro:IPR014710); BEST Arabidopsis thaliana protein match is: Protein phosphatase 2C family protein (TAIR:AT3G06270.1); Has 64548 Blast hits to 63479 proteins in 2268 species: Archae - 40; Bacteria - 8440; Metazoa - 24888; Fungi - 7627; Plants - 9963; Viruses - 207; Other Eukaryotes - 13383 (source: NCBI BLink).), giving the protein MGCAYSKTCIGQICATKENSIRQTHQQAPSRGGTRATAAAAAVEEDNPVFNFSSDAVDDVDNDEIHQLGLSRDQEWGITRLSRVSSQFLPPDGSRVVKVPSCNYELRCSFLSQRGYYPDALDKANQDSFAIHTPFGSNSDDHFFGVFDGHGEFGAQCSQFVKRRLCENLLRHGRFRVDPAEACNSAFLTTNSQLHADLVDDSMSGTTAITVMVRGRTIYVANAGDSRAVLAEKRDGDLVAVDLSIDQTPFRPDELERVKLCGARVLTLDQIEGLKNPDVQCWGTEEDDDGDPPRLWVPNGMYPGTAFTRSIGDSIAETIGVVANPEIAVVELTPDNPFFVVASDGVFEFISSQTVVDMVAKHKDPRDACAAIVAESYRLWLQYETRTDDITIIVVHIDGLKDDAPRQLSSTGTQLQPPIPQVVELTGSESPSTFGWNSKNQRVRHDLSRARIRAIENSLENGHAWVPPSPAHRKTWEEEAHIERVLRDHFLFRKLTDSQCQVLLDCMQRLEANPGDIVVKQGGEGDCFYVVGSGEFEVLATQDGKNGEVPRILQRYTAEKQSSFGELALMHNKPLQASVRAVDHGTLWALKREDFRGILMSEFSNLASLKLLRSVDLLSRLTILQLSHVAESLSEACFSDGQTIVTKDQKLQGLYVIQKGRVKISFCTEVLESQNVSSLTTGITNEYDNLEIGTEVSIEKHEGSYFGEWALLGELKDSLSVVAVGEVVCVVLTKENFESAVGPLTNISDDGPKTRHSSFELSKESAKVTDTTALAKATLADLEWTTCLSTTDCSEIGLVHLKDKENLLSLKRFSKQKVKKLGKEAQVLKERNLMKNVIKPSAIVPEILCTCVDQTFAAILLNTTLACPISSLLHSPLDESSVRFITGSLVSAIEDIHKNEILFRGSSPELLMLDQSGYLQIVDFRFAKKLSGERTFTICGNADYLAPEIVQGKGHGYAADWWALGVLIYYMLEGEMPFGSWRESELDTFQKIAKGQLTFPRVLSSEAEDLITKLLEVDENLRFGSQGGPESIKKHPWFNGLKWEAISNREFQVPQEIISRIHHHLENDNVLPLETSKSLDTTEDQDAQNWLEEW; this is encoded by the exons ATGGGTTGTGCTTATTCCAAAACTTGCATTGGTCAGATTTGTGCTACGAAAGAGAATAGTATCAGGCAAACGCATCAACAAGCTCCGTCCAGAGGTGGCACGAGAGCTACtgcggcggcggcggcggttGAGGAGGATAATCCGGTGTTTAATTTCTCTTCAGATGCGGTGGATGATGTAGATAACGACGAAATTCATCAGCTTGGTTTGAGTAGAGACCAGGAATGGGGGATTACTCGgctttctagggtttcttctcaatttctaCCACCAGATGGGTCAAGGGTTGTCAAGGTTCCGTCTTGTAACTATGAATTGAGATGCTCGTTTTTGTCTCAAAGAGGGTATTATCCTGATGCTCTTGATAAGGCCAATCAAGATAGTTTCGCTATTCATACTCCTTTTGGGAGTAATTCGGATGATCATTTCTTTGGGGTTTTTGATGGGCATGGTGAGTTTGGTGCTCAGTGTTCTCAGTTTGTGAAGCGGAGGTTGTGTGAGAATCTTCTTAGACATGGTAGGTTTCGTGTGGATCCTGCTGAGGCTTGTAATTCGGCTTTCTTGACCACGAATTCTCAGTTACATGCTGATTTGGTAGATGATAGTATGAGTGGGACTACTGCGATTACGGTTATGGTTAGAGGAAGGACGATATATGTGGCGAATGCAGGTGATTCCAGGGCGGTTTTAGCTGAGAAGAGGGATGGTGATCTTGTAGCTGTTGATTTGTCTATTGACCAGACTCCTTTTAGACCTGATGAGCTTGAAAGGGTTAAGCTTTGTGGTGCTAGAGTTCTTACTCTTGATCAGATTGAAGGCTTGAAAAATCCTGATGTTCAGTGTTGGGGTactgaggaagatgatgatggagacCCTCCGAGACTTTGGGTGCCTAATGGAATGTATCCTGGAACTGCTTTTACCAGGAGTATTGGTGATTCTATTGCAGAGACAATTGGTGTTGTTGCTAACCCTGAGATTGCTGTTGTTGAGCTCACACCGGATAATCCTTTCTTTGTGGTTGCTAGTGATGGCGTATTTGAGTTCATCTCTAGTCAAACGGTGGTTGACATG GTTGCAAAACATAAGGATCCTCGAGATGCTTGTGCTGCAATTGTTGCTGAATCATATAGGCTATGGCTACAGTATGAAACTCGGACAGATGATATAACAATCATCGTCGTGCACATTGATGGACTAAAAGAT GATGCTCCTCGGCAATTGTCGAGTACAGGAACTCAATTGCAGCCTCCTATTCCACAAGTTGTGGAGCTTACAGGTTCGGAATCTCCTTCCACCTTTGGATGGAACTCTAAAAATCAACGTGTGAGGCATGATCTATCTCGAGCTAGGATACGTGCCATTGAGAATTCACTAGAGAATGGACATGCTTGGGTTCCTCCATCTCCAGCCCACAGAAAAACctgggaagaagaa GCACACATTGAGCGGGTGTTGCGTGACCATTTCCTCTTCAGGAAACTCACTGATTCTCAGTGCCAGGTTTTGTTGGACTGCATGCAAAGGCTTGAAGCTAATCCAGGGGATATTGTTGTGAAACAG GGTGGTGAAGGGGACTGCTTCTACGTTGTGGGTAGTGGAGAATTCGAGGTCTTAGCAACTCAG GATGGAAAGAACGGTGAGGTACCTAGGATCTTGCAGCGTTATACAGCTGAGAAACAATCATCATTCGGTGAACTCGCCTTAAT GCATAACAAGCCGCTTCAGGCTTCTGTACGTGCTGTAGATCACGGAACATTGTGGGCcttaaaaagagaagattttcGAGGAATTTTGATGTCTGAGTTTTCAAACTTAGCATCCTTGAAGCTTCTTCGTTCTGTCGATCTTCTTTCCCGTCTTACAATTTTGCAACTAAGCCATGTTGCAGAGTCTCTTTCCGAAGCTTGCTTTTCTGATGGACAAACAATTGTTACCAAG GACCAAAAACTTCAGGGCCTGTATGTTATCCAGAAGGGACGCGTAAAAATATCTTTCTGTACAGAGGTGTTGGAgagtcaaaatgtttcaagCCTTACAACTGGAATCACTAACGAGTATGACAATCTTGAAATCGGAACAGAAGTCTCCATAGAAAAGCATGAAGGAAGTTACTTTGGTGAATGGGCTCTTCTTGGCGAACTCAAAGATTCCTTAAGTGTGGTTGCAGTTGGCGAAGTGGTTTGTGTggttttaacaaaagaaaatttcgaGTCAGCGGTCGGCCCTCTGACCAATATTTCAGATGACGGTCCCAA gaCAAGACATTCTTCATTCGAGCTGTCAAAGGAATCTGCAAAAGTTACCGATACCACAGCTCTTGCTAAAGCCACTCTTGCAGACCTG GAATGGACAACATGCTTGAGTACAACAGACTGTAGTGAGATTGGGCTCGTGCATttgaaagataaagaaaatttgcTCAGCTTGAAAAGATTTTCAAAGCAAAAGGTGAAAAAGTTAGGTAAAGAGGCACAAGTATTGAAAGAGCGGAATCTGATGAAGAACGTAATAAAGCCCTCAGCTATTGTTCCCGAAATCTTGTGTACTTGTGTCGATCAAACATTTGCGGCAATCTTACTGAACACTACTCTTGCCTGTCCtatctcttctctgcttcacTCTCCGCTTGACGAGTCATCTGTCCGTTTCATTACCGGCTCACTTGTGTCTGCCATAGAAGACATACACAAG AACGAGATTCTCTTCAGAGGTTCATCCCCCGAGTTACTGATGTTGGATCAATCCGGATATCTACAG ATTGTAGACTTCAGATTCGCCAAGAAATTGTCCGGGGAACGAACATTTACAATCTGTGGAAATGCAGATTATTTAGCCCCAGAAATTGTTCAAGGCAAAGGCCATGGTTATGCAGCTGACTG GTGGGCTCTTGGAGTTTTGATCTACTATATGCTAGAAGGAGAAATGCCATTCGGGTCATGGAGAGAGAGCGAGCTCGACACGTTTCAGAAGATTGCAAAAGGCCAACTAACTTTCCCTCGAGTTCTAAGCTCAGAAGCTGAAGATCTCATCACAAAG TTGCTTGAAGTTGATGAAAACCTGCGGTTTGGTAGCCAAGGAGGTCCAGAATCAATCAAGAAACATCCCTGGTTCAATGGTCTTAAATGGGAAGCTATTAGTAACCGCGAATTTCAAGTTCCTCAAGAGATAATCTCGCGAATTCATCACCATTTGGAGAATGATAACGTTCTCCCTCTAGAAACTTCTAAATCGCTTGACACAACAGAAGATCAAGATGCTCAAAACTGGCTTGAAGAATGGTAA